In the genome of Sphingopyxis sp. YF1, the window GGGGAAAGTCAGCGCGACATCTTCGGTGAACAGCGCGTCGGGGAAATCATCGAGCGGTTCGAGGACGTCGACCGCAAGACCGAGTTCACGGAGCGCCCCGACATAAGCCTCGTGTTCGGCGACGAGGCCGGCGAAATCGGGGTCGGGTCCGCCACCGGCACGGATGCCCTTCACCGCCGAGGGGGCGGGGCTGCGGACGATGGCGTAAGTGAAGGCACAGGGGCTGGGCATTTCAGCGGCATAGCTTGAATATCGAGCTATCGCCAACGCGATCCTCCCCGTGGCGAAGCCATGGGGAGGTGGCAGCGCGAAGCGCTGACGGAGGGGCTTTGGCGCGAGGCTTCAGCCCCTCCACCATGCTTCGCATTGTCCCCCTCCCCATCGCTGCGCGACGGGGAGGATTCCGGATCAGGCCTTCTTCAGATGTCTGCGGCCGAGCAGTTCAGCGATCTGCACCGCGTTGAGCGCCGCGCCCTTGCGGAGGTTGTCGCTGACGCACCAGAGGTTCAGGCCGTTATCGACCGTGCTGTCGTCGCGGACGCGGCTGACGAAGGTCGCATAATCGCCGACGCATTCGACGGGGGTGATGTAACCGCCGTCTTCGCGCTTGTCGACGAGCATCACGCCCGGCGCCTCGCGCAGAATGCGCTGTGCGTCCTCGGCCGACAACTCCTTCTCCATCTCGATGTTGATCGCTTCCGAATGGCCGACAAAGACCGGGACGCGAACGCAGGTCGCGGTGACCTTGATCTTGGGATCGAGGATCTTCTTGGTCTCGGCGACCATCTTCCACTCTTCCTTGGTCGAGCCGTCGTCGAGGAAGCTGTCGATGTGCGGGATGACGTTGAACGCGATCTGCTTGGTGAACTTCTGGATATCCTTTTCGTCGCCGACGAAAATCTGGCGCGTCTGGTTCCACAGTTCGTCCATGCCCGCCTTGCCCGCGCCCGACACCGACTGGTAGGTCGACACGACGACGCGCGTGATCGTCGCCGCGTCGTGCAACGGCTTCAGCGCAACGACCATCTGCGCGGTCGAGCAGTTCGGGTTCGCGATGATGTTGCGCACCGTATAGCCGTCGATCGCGTCGGGGTTCACCTCGGGCACGATCAGCGGCACGTCGGGGTCCATGCGATAAAGCGAGCTGTTGTCGATCACGACGCACCCTGCCGCCGCGGCCTTGGGCGCGTGGATTTTGGTCGCGTCGCTGCCGATCGCGAAAATCGCCATGTCCCAGCCCGACCAGTCGAAATTCTCGATATTCTGGCATTTCACGGTCTTGCCGGTGTCGCCGATCTCGATCTCGTCGCCCTGGCTGCGCGACGATGCGACCGCCGCGATCTCGTCATAGGGAAATTCGCGTTCGGCGAGGATGGCGAGCACTTCGCGCCCGACATTGCCCGTCGCGCCGGCGACAACGATACGATAACCCATTTACTCACTCCTCAGTGCAAGAACTCGGTTGAAACTCAGACTTTCCAGCGGAAACGGCCGGTCAGCGGAT includes:
- a CDS encoding aspartate-semialdehyde dehydrogenase; protein product: MGYRIVVAGATGNVGREVLAILAEREFPYDEIAAVASSRSQGDEIEIGDTGKTVKCQNIENFDWSGWDMAIFAIGSDATKIHAPKAAAAGCVVIDNSSLYRMDPDVPLIVPEVNPDAIDGYTVRNIIANPNCSTAQMVVALKPLHDAATITRVVVSTYQSVSGAGKAGMDELWNQTRQIFVGDEKDIQKFTKQIAFNVIPHIDSFLDDGSTKEEWKMVAETKKILDPKIKVTATCVRVPVFVGHSEAINIEMEKELSAEDAQRILREAPGVMLVDKREDGGYITPVECVGDYATFVSRVRDDSTVDNGLNLWCVSDNLRKGAALNAVQIAELLGRRHLKKA